The Achromobacter deleyi region ACCACGCCGTCGCCCAGCTGTTGCTGCACTTCCAGCGTCAGACCCTTTTCGGCGAACGAGGAACCCTCGTCGTCGGCCAGAGTAAGCGCTTCATAGATCTTGGGCATCTGATCGCGGGGGAACTGAATATCCACCACGGCGCCAATGCACTGAACGATGGTTCCGTTGCTCATGTCGATTCCTTGCTTGATAGCTTTTGACGGGATGCTGCCTGCCTTAAACGGCGGCAGCGCCCCCTACGATTTCCGAAATTTCTTTGGTGATCGCGGCCTGACGGGTCTTGTTGTAGACCAGTTGCAGATCGCCGATGACCTTCTTGGCGTTGTCCGACGCCGCCTTCATGGCGACCATCCGGGCCGACTGCTCCGAAGCCATGTTCTCGGCCACGGCTTGGTACAGCAGGCCTTCAACGTAACGCTGCAGCAGGTCGTCGATCACGCTACGGGCGTCGGGTTCGTAGATGTAATCCCAGCTGTAGTCCGACTTCACTTCCGAGGTCTTGACCAGGCTATCGGCGCCCGTCTGGTACGGATCATCCAAACCGCTGGCCAGAGGCAGCAGGCGCAAGAACAGCGGCTCCTGCTTCATCGTGTTGACGAAGCGGGTCGAAGCCACGTACAGCGCGTCGATGCGGCCTTCCAGGTAGGCGTCCAGCTGCACCTTGATCGCGCCCAGGAGGCGGTCGAGTTGCGGCTTGTCGCCCAGTTGCACTTCCTGGGAAACCAGCTTGGCGCCGATACGGCTCAGCACGCCCACGCCCTTGTTGCCGAAGGCGGTCATTTGCACGGCAACACCGTTCTTGTCGAACTCTTTCAGCTTGCCCAGCGTCACGCGAGTGATGTTGGTGTTCAAGCCGCCGCACAAACCCTTGTCGGTCGTCACCATGACCACGCCGACCGCCTTGACTTCGCGTTCGACCAGGTACGGGTGGCTGTACTCGGGATTGGCCTGCATCAGGTGCGCAGCAATCTCGCGCACCTTGGTGGCGTACGGACGACCAGCACGCATCCGTTCCTGCGCCTTGCGCATCTTGGATGCGGCGACCATTTCCATCGCCTTGGTGATCTTGCGCGTGTTTTGCACGCTCTTGATCTTGGTTCGGATTTCCTTAATTCCGGGCATTGCGCTTTCCTGTGAAGACTGGCCGATGGGTTCCGCTCACGCCTCAACCATCCGGTAAGGATGGGTGAGGCGCCGTGGACGCCTAACCCATCACTTTCTTAAAAAGCACCGTGCTTCTTGAATTCCTGGACGGCGGTAGCCAGTTCGGCTTCGTCGTCCTTGGACAGTTCCTTGGTGTCTTCGACGCGCTGGATCAGGGCCGCATGCTTGGCCTTCAGTTGATCCTTCAGCGACTTCTCGAACGACAGCACTTGGGCAACGTCCACGTCATCCAGGTAGCCGTTGTTGACGGTGTACAGCGTGACGGCCAGTTCCCACACTTGCAGCGGCTGGTATTGCGGCTGCTTGAGCAGTTCCACCACGCGCTTGCCGCGTTCCAGCTGGCGACGGGTCGCGTCGTCCAGGTCGGAAGCGAACTGCGCGAAGGCGGCCAGTTCACGGTACTGCGCCAAGTCGGTACGGATACCGCCGGACAGCTTCTTGACGACCTTGGTCTGAGCAGCGCCACCCACGCGCGACACCGAGATACCGGCGTTGATGGCGGGACGGACACCGGCGTTGAACAGGTCGGTTTCCAGGAAGATCTGGCCGTCGGTGATCGAGATCACGTTGGTCGGAACGAAGGCCGACACGTCGCCTGCCTGGGTTTCGATGATCGGCAGCGCGGTCAGCGAGCCGGTCTTGCCCTTGACGGCGCCGTTGGTGAACTTCTCGACGTACTCTTCGTTCACGCGGGCTGCGCGTTCCAGCAGGCGCGAGTGCAGGTAGAACACGTCGCCCGGGTAGGCTTCGCGGCCCGGCGGACGGCGCAGCAGCAGCGACACCTGGCGGTAGGCCCAGGCTTGCTTGGTCAGGTCGTCATAAACGATCAGGGCGTCTTCGCCGCGATCGCGGAAGTATTCGCCCATCGTGCAGCCGGCGTAGGCGGCCAGGTACTGCATGGCGGCCGAGTCGGAAGCCGTGGCGGCCACGACGATGGTGTATTCCATCGCGCCGTGTTCTTCCAGCTTGCGGACCACGTTGTTGATCGTGGAAGCCTTCTGGCCGATGGCGACGTACACGCAGGTGACGCCCTTGCCCTTCTGGCTGATGATCGTGTCGACGGCGACGGCGGTCTTGCCGGTCTGGCGGTCGCCAATGATCAGTTCGCGCTGGCCGCGGCCGATCGGGACCATCGAGTCGATAGCCTTGATGCCGGTTTGCAGCGGCTGCGACACCGAGCGGCGGGCAATAACGCCAGGCGCCACTTTTTCGATGATGTCGGTGGCCTTGGCATTGATCGGGCCCTTGCCGTCGATCGGGTCGCCCAGCGTGTTGACCACGCGGCCTTTCAGTTCGGGACCAACCGGGACTTCCAGGATGCGGCCGGTCGTCTTGACCTGGTCGCCTTCGGAAACGCCGGTGTAGTCACCGAGAATAACGGCGCCCACGGAATCGCGCTCGAGGTTGAGCGCCAGACCGAAAACGTTGTTGGGAAATTCGAGCATTTCGCCCTGCATCACGTCGGACAGGCCGTGGATGCGGGTAATACCGTCGGTCACGGACACGACGGTGCCCTGAGTACGGACATCAGCCGAAGCGCCCAGGCCCTCGATGCGGCTCTTGAGCAGTTCGCTGATCTCGGAGGGATTGAGTTGCATATTGACTCCTGGAATCCTGTTAGTAGCCTTAAGCGGCGAGCTGATCGCGCATGCGGACCAATTGGGCTTGTACGGAAGTATCGAGCACCTGGTCGCCGACGGCCACGCGCACGCCGCCGATCAACGACGGGTCGACGGTGACGCTGGGCTTGAGCTTGAGGCCGAATTTTTGTTCGAGCGCGGCGACCAGTTCTTTGACCTGGGCGTCGCTCAACTCGAACGCGCTGGTGATTTCCGCCTGCGCCGTGCCATCGTGACGATTCCGCAGCGCCGCGAATTGCGAGGCGATGTCGGGCAGCAGCAGCAGCCGGTCATTTTCGACCAGCAGCTCGATGAAATTGCGGGCGGCTTGCGGCAAATCGGCCTTGATCAGGCCGGTAAACAGGTCGACGCGCTGCTTGTCACCCAGACGCGGGTCGGCCATGGCCTCGCGCACGTCGGGGTTGGAGGCGACCTGCGCCAGTTCGCTGACCAGGTCGGCCCACGCCGGCAAGCCGGCTTTGTCGTCGCGCGCTGCGCTGAAGAGCGCTTCAGCGTAGGGCCGGGCAACAGTGGAAAGTTCAGCCATGACGGTCCCGGATTAAAGCTGCGCGCGGAGCTGGTTCAGCAGCTCGGCGTGAGCGCGGGCGTCAACCTCGCGCTTGAGGATCTGTTCAGCACCCTTGACGGCCAGCGCGGCAACATCGTCGCGCAGCGCATCACGGGCGCGCTGGACTTCCTGCGCGGCATCCTGGGCAGCCTGCGCCACGATACGGGCGCGTTCGGCTTCCGCTTCACGGCGTGCCTGCTCGATCAGGGAGGCGGCTTGCTTCTCGGCCTCGATGATGCGTGCGTGGTTTTCGGACTTGGCAGAAGCCTCGATCAGACTGACGCGCGCCTGGGCTTGAGCCAAGTCGGCTTTGCCCTTCTCGGCGGCGGCCAGGCCGTCGGCGATTTTTTGGCGGCGCTCGTCCATCGCCTTCGTCAGAGGAGGCCACACGAATTTCATCGTGAACCAGCCCAGAACGAAGAACACGAGCATCTGGAAAATGATCGTCGCGTTCAGATTCACGGTCGTTCCTTTAACACCTTGCGGCTCCGACCGCACCCGGAAAGGGGCGTCACGGAGCACTCGATACTTTGCTGACCGGCGACGGAGCGTTTGCCCTCATCGCCGCCAGCGTCATGACCCACCTATTTGCCGGCGGGCGGTGCCTTAGCCGACGAACGGGTTGGCGAAGGCGAACAGCATGGCGATACCCACGCCGATCAGGAATGCCGCGTCGATCAGGCCAGCCAGCAGGAACATCTTCGTTTGCAGAGCGTTCATCAGCTCAGGCTGACGAGCCGAAGCTTCCAGATACTTGCCGCCCATCAGTGCGATGCCGATGCAAGCGCCGATAGCACCCAGACCGATGATAAGACCGCAAGCGAGGGCAACGAAAGCGACGTTGGTCATGACAACTCCTTGGTTAGAAATCTGAAGTCAAAAATTGAAAAATAAGGGGTACAGCTCAATGCAAGATAATCTTGCTATCCAGCGCTGGCCGGGTGGCCAACGCCGGAAATTCGGGGGGATCAGTGGCCTTCGTGAGCCTGGCCGAGATACACCAGCGTCAGCATCATGAAGATGAAGGCCTGCAGCAGAACGATCAGGATGTGGAAGATCGCCCAGATGGAGCCGGCCAGGACGTGGCCGATGCCCAAGCCGATGCTGGCGCCGTTCAAGCCGGTCCAGGCGCCGCCCAGGAGGGCGATCAGCATGAAAATCAGTTCGCCGGCGAACATGTTGCCGAACAACCGCATGCCCAGCGAAACGGACTTGGCGGCGTATTCGATCAGGTTCAGCAGCAGGTTGAACGGAGCCAGGACGACGGCGCCCAGGCCATGCGCATGGAACGGCGCGGTGAACAGTTCCTTGACGAAGCCGCCCGGACGCTTGATCTTGATGCCGTAATAGAACATCAGCAGCAGCACGCCCAGCGACATGCCCATCGGCACGTTCAGGTCGGCGGTGGGGAGAATGCGGTGGTAGTAGAGCGGATCGCCGTGTTCCGCGCCCAGGCCGGTCAGGCGCCAGACGGACGGCAGCAGGTCAACCGGCAGCAAGTCCAGCGCGTTCATCAGGATGATCCAGAGGAACACGGTGAGCGCCAGCGGGGCGATGAAAAGACGGCTCTTGGCGTTGTGGACGATGCCCTTGGCCTGGTCGTCGACCATGTCGACGATCATTTCCACGAAAGCCTGGAAACGGGTGGGGACGCCACTGGTGGCGCGGCGCGCGGCGCGCCACAGGAAGAAAATGACGATCAGGCCCATCAGGCCGGACCAGAACAACGAGTCGTAATTGATGATGTCGAACTGAGCAATAGCGCTCTGTTTCTCACCGGTATTGTTCAGATGCACCAAGTGATGCTGAATATACGCGGACTGAGGCGACACGTCGCTGGCAGCAGCCATTTGAATCCTACCCTATTTGCTGTATGCCCGGCCCTTGCGAACCGGACGATTCCACGATTTCGTTTGCCGCAACTTACTCGGCGCTAAGACAACTTGCGGAACATCAGGAGCAGGAGATAGCCCTTCAATGTGAGTATCAGACCGAGCAACGCGGCGGGCCAGACCAGCCTGTCCTGCGCCACATGCGAAAGCAGCCACAACAGCAATGCCGTTGCGAACAACTTGATCAACTCACCAGAGAGAAAGGTAAAGGGACTGGCCTTACCGGCCCGTACGCTGAAAGCCAGGCGCAATGCGAACAACGCATTGGGTATGAAATACGCTCCTGCCCCCGCCAGCGCCGACCAACCTGCCGCCGCCCCTCCGACAACCCCCGCTATTACTGCTGCTGCGAGCCCCATGGCGCCTTGCGCCGCCAATGCCAACAGGAGCCCGCGGCTTGCTTGAGCATCCAGCGCCGCGCGATCCGCGTCACTAAGAACCAGAACTTTATCAACCATGGCTTTATCCAACATGTCCGGATCCAACAATTCCTGGCCCAGACTCTGCTCGTACTGCATGGAGTTCTGTCGCATCAAACTTCCCCGCTTTACTTCTTGCCTCTGTTAGAACCGGTGCGCAAATTAGCGCATGTAACCAGCACATAACGGGCATTTGCCGGTGATTCAAACGGTTCTAAGCCGTTCAATCAACTGCCTGCCTGCTACCTGCCAGCCGCCACGTGTTCTTATCCCGCAAGCGTCAAACCCGCAGAGTATAGCGTGATTCTTTTTACCCAAGCAAATGAACTTTCGGCCGTTTGTAAGGTGCAAACAACGCCCGTCCATGCCTGAAAAAAGGGACGCGAAGACCTCCATGCCGGGCGTGCTCACGCTTTGCGCAAACGCCGTCCAAAAAAAGCGCGGCCTCCCTTCGGGGAGGCCGCAAGCGGCGCAGGGTAGCGGTCAGTCTTCCCTGACCGGCGGCGGGGCCCACTGCCCGTCCAGCGCCGTGTCCTGCGGCCAGTACAGGCGCATGCTGAGCAGGAACGGACCATCGGCGGCCGGCGTGCTCACCCAGTTCGCGCGCCTCGATTCGCCCGGATCGCGACGCTGGACGTAGATATCCAGCGAGCCGTCGGCGTTGTACTTCAGGCCGTCGGTGCTTCGCAGTACGTAGCGGTTGGCCGGGTTGTCGGCGTAGCCATATTTCTCGTTGTAGACATGCAGCGACCAGAACGCGTTGGTGGGCGGCAACTGGCCCTTGTCGAAGTGCAGCACGTAGTCTTCATTGGAATTCAGCGCCCGGCCCTTGGAATCGGACACGGTCACCGGATAGAGCACGTCTTCCGGCGTTGGCGCGCCCAGGCCCGCATAGGCGATGGCGGCACGGCGCGAGTAGTCGGTGCCATAGGTGCCGATGCCGGACAACACCGAGTTCCATCCGTTGATGGGCGTGCCCAGGCGCGAGACGCCATCGGCGATGCGGCGGCCGGCCAGGGGCTGCGCATCCGTCAGCGCCTGCTGCACCGCCGGACTCAGGCGGCCGTACGAAAACGGCTGCCTGTCGTCCAGGCCGATGCGGCGCATGCGGTCAAGAATGGGGGTGTCGTTGGCGTGGGGCGGGTTGTTGCGCAGCACATCGAAGAACAGCGCGAAGAACGCGGACGCGTCCATGGCCGCGACCTGCTCGGCCGGCGTGCCGTCGGGCACCGTCGCGGGCGTGGGAGCGGGCATGGCCAGACCGCTGCCG contains the following coding sequences:
- the atpG gene encoding F0F1 ATP synthase subunit gamma — protein: MPGIKEIRTKIKSVQNTRKITKAMEMVAASKMRKAQERMRAGRPYATKVREIAAHLMQANPEYSHPYLVEREVKAVGVVMVTTDKGLCGGLNTNITRVTLGKLKEFDKNGVAVQMTAFGNKGVGVLSRIGAKLVSQEVQLGDKPQLDRLLGAIKVQLDAYLEGRIDALYVASTRFVNTMKQEPLFLRLLPLASGLDDPYQTGADSLVKTSEVKSDYSWDYIYEPDARSVIDDLLQRYVEGLLYQAVAENMASEQSARMVAMKAASDNAKKVIGDLQLVYNKTRQAAITKEISEIVGGAAAV
- the atpA gene encoding F0F1 ATP synthase subunit alpha, with the protein product MQLNPSEISELLKSRIEGLGASADVRTQGTVVSVTDGITRIHGLSDVMQGEMLEFPNNVFGLALNLERDSVGAVILGDYTGVSEGDQVKTTGRILEVPVGPELKGRVVNTLGDPIDGKGPINAKATDIIEKVAPGVIARRSVSQPLQTGIKAIDSMVPIGRGQRELIIGDRQTGKTAVAVDTIISQKGKGVTCVYVAIGQKASTINNVVRKLEEHGAMEYTIVVAATASDSAAMQYLAAYAGCTMGEYFRDRGEDALIVYDDLTKQAWAYRQVSLLLRRPPGREAYPGDVFYLHSRLLERAARVNEEYVEKFTNGAVKGKTGSLTALPIIETQAGDVSAFVPTNVISITDGQIFLETDLFNAGVRPAINAGISVSRVGGAAQTKVVKKLSGGIRTDLAQYRELAAFAQFASDLDDATRRQLERGKRVVELLKQPQYQPLQVWELAVTLYTVNNGYLDDVDVAQVLSFEKSLKDQLKAKHAALIQRVEDTKELSKDDEAELATAVQEFKKHGAF
- a CDS encoding F0F1 ATP synthase subunit delta; translation: MAELSTVARPYAEALFSAARDDKAGLPAWADLVSELAQVASNPDVREAMADPRLGDKQRVDLFTGLIKADLPQAARNFIELLVENDRLLLLPDIASQFAALRNRHDGTAQAEITSAFELSDAQVKELVAALEQKFGLKLKPSVTVDPSLIGGVRVAVGDQVLDTSVQAQLVRMRDQLAA
- a CDS encoding F0F1 ATP synthase subunit B; translated protein: MNLNATIIFQMLVFFVLGWFTMKFVWPPLTKAMDERRQKIADGLAAAEKGKADLAQAQARVSLIEASAKSENHARIIEAEKQAASLIEQARREAEAERARIVAQAAQDAAQEVQRARDALRDDVAALAVKGAEQILKREVDARAHAELLNQLRAQL
- the atpE gene encoding F0F1 ATP synthase subunit C, whose amino-acid sequence is MTNVAFVALACGLIIGLGAIGACIGIALMGGKYLEASARQPELMNALQTKMFLLAGLIDAAFLIGVGIAMLFAFANPFVG
- the atpB gene encoding F0F1 ATP synthase subunit A — protein: MAAASDVSPQSAYIQHHLVHLNNTGEKQSAIAQFDIINYDSLFWSGLMGLIVIFFLWRAARRATSGVPTRFQAFVEMIVDMVDDQAKGIVHNAKSRLFIAPLALTVFLWIILMNALDLLPVDLLPSVWRLTGLGAEHGDPLYYHRILPTADLNVPMGMSLGVLLLMFYYGIKIKRPGGFVKELFTAPFHAHGLGAVVLAPFNLLLNLIEYAAKSVSLGMRLFGNMFAGELIFMLIALLGGAWTGLNGASIGLGIGHVLAGSIWAIFHILIVLLQAFIFMMLTLVYLGQAHEGH
- a CDS encoding ATP synthase subunit I translates to MLDKAMVDKVLVLSDADRAALDAQASRGLLLALAAQGAMGLAAAVIAGVVGGAAAGWSALAGAGAYFIPNALFALRLAFSVRAGKASPFTFLSGELIKLFATALLLWLLSHVAQDRLVWPAALLGLILTLKGYLLLLMFRKLS
- a CDS encoding DUF1254 domain-containing protein, with protein sequence MRTFIATRRLSAAALAGALSVCFVTAAQAQSPRSSMRLVSETPYPSASAPAPRMSEQELRDTAIDAYVYAYPMVLMELARRKATAVQSPLDGKAPMNQFGHKAAFPDPRAADTPWPSADALYSSLWFDVSRAPLIVNLPDTGGRYTVLSALDMWSDVFASRGTRTNGNGAQSFAIVGPNWQGSVPAGVDVIHSPTSTGWLIGWTQAGGPQDYAAVNQIQSGMTARPLAVPVASSTPNRNRNAGTAYPQTGPGVGSAPIGSGLAMPAPTPATVPDGTPAEQVAAMDASAFFALFFDVLRNNPPHANDTPILDRMRRIGLDDRQPFSYGRLSPAVQQALTDAQPLAGRRIADGVSRLGTPINGWNSVLSGIGTYGTDYSRRAAIAYAGLGAPTPEDVLYPVTVSDSKGRALNSNEDYVLHFDKGQLPPTNAFWSLHVYNEKYGYADNPANRYVLRSTDGLKYNADGSLDIYVQRRDPGESRRANWVSTPAADGPFLLSMRLYWPQDTALDGQWAPPPVRED